GGAAAAATAAAGGGATTATCGGTATACCTTGGTCATTAATCAGAAGAATAAAAAACTAATTGACAAGGTTAACTGATAACGGTTATCATTATGCTTGTGAGATTGAAAATCATTATCAATTAAACTTGAGAATATTGATGGTGACACTATAAGCATACATATACGGAGGGGTACATTTTGAAGAAATTCCACTTAATTTTACTAACCGCAGCTCTAGCTTTACTAACTGCATGCACGTCCGATTCAAAAGATACTACTAAAAAAGAGGACGTATCGAATTCCGAAAGTAACGCAACGGAGAAGGATGAAAAAGCTGACGACGTTTATAGCTTGGAGAACGACGGTGTAGATGAAAAAGCGTTAACTGAAGCGATTAGTCAATTTCCTACGGAGGTGCCGGAGCGCGTAATAACTACGTCGGTACCATTAACAGAGATGCTACATTTGCTCGGAGTTACTCCAGTTGGTGTACCAACCTCTACAAATCCTATACCAACAGACTTTGAAAAGATTCAGCGAGTAGGCTCACCTATGCAGCCAGATCTTGAAGTCTTAACTGATTTAAAACCAGATTTGATTCTTGGTGCGGAATCACTTCGAAGCACGTTGGATAAGAGTTTAGAAGGCATAGATTTAAAAACAGGTTACTTACCAACAGATTCATTAGATGATCTAAAACTTAGCTTTAAAGCGTTAGGAACTTATTTCAATAAAACGGATGAAATGAACACAGTACTGAGCGGTCTATTGGATAAGGAAAATGAATTGGCAGCACAAGGTAAAGGGAAGGAAATGCCAAGTGTCATGTTGATGATAGGAGCTTCGGATTCGTTCATGGTGATGAGTGAGGGTTCTTATCTAGGAAGTTTAGTGAACAAATTAGGTGCGGATAATATTGCGACTTCCGTACTGAAAGTGACTGATACGTATTCCCCTATTAATATGGAGGACGTCGTGGCAGCAGACCCGGACATCATTCTTGTGTTGGCGTCAGGTGATCATGGTGCATCGGAAGAAATGTTCAAGAAAGAAGTGGAAAGCAATACAACTTGGACCAAACTTTCTGCTTATAAAAACGATAAAATTCAAATTCTAGATTACAATATCTTTGGCGTAACTTCAATCAGTAATGCAGAGCAAGCATTGACGCAAATCGCAACTTATTTTTATGAATAAAAGAGGGGCTAGCTAGTGATGAATAAACCTCGAAGTGGGGCAATTGTACTCTTTACTTTTTCACTAACAATTCTTGCAGCTGTGATTGCCATTGGTTTAGGCAGTGTAACAATCCCGGTTCCAGAAATAATAAAAACGCTATTTAGCGCAACGTCTACAGCGGTTCACGATACCATCATATGGGATATTCGTTTGCCGCGTGTGTTATTGGCGATGATTATTGGTGCGAACATTGCAATTTCGGGTGCGTTATTGCAAGCCGTTATGGGTAACCCACTTGCAGATCCGGGCTTAACGGGTGTGACAAGTGGAGCAGCGTTTTTTGTACTCATAATTATGCTCGCGGCACCAGAGTATACGCAATTCATTCCAATAGCTGCTTTTGTAGGTGGTCTTCTTGCGGCAACCATTGTCTATGCCTTAGCGTGGAGACGCAATGGAATATCACCGATTACTATTATTTTGTCAGGTGTCGCAGTAAATGCGTTGTGTGGCGGTGGAATTGGTTATTTGTCAATCATCTATAGTGATCGACTTCCTTCTGCTGTCCAATGGTTGAACGGCAGTCTGGCTGCTAAAGGCAATAACGCCTTGTTTATGGTATTCCCATATGCAATTGTTGGTTGGATTTTGTCAATCTTCGCAATACGTAAGGCAAACATCATTCGAATGGGTGATCAGGTCGCATCGAATCTTGGTGAGAATGTGAACCGAATTCGAATATTATTGTCCATATTAGCTGTATTTTTAGCGGCTATATCCGTAGCAGCTATAGGAATGATTGGATTTGTTGGTCTAGTAGTACCACATATGGCTCGATTGCTAGTAGGTTCAAATTATAAGTATTTATTGCCAATGAGTATGGCACTTGGAGCGCTTGTATTAATGCTTGCGGATACTGGTGGACGAACATTGTTTTCCCCACTGGAAATACCGGCAGGCATACTGATGGCAGTCATAGGTGGACCTTATTTTCTATATTTGATGAGAAAGGGGAAATTCTAATATGTTTACTGTTGATTCCATTTCAATTCGGTATGAACAGAAGAATGCAATTAGCAACTTTTCTTTCGCTGTCAAACAGGGTGAGGTTATGTCTATCATTGGGCCGAATGGTTCAGGGAAATCGACATTGCTGAAAGCAGTTGCGCGGCACAT
This Sporosarcina sp. ANT_H38 DNA region includes the following protein-coding sequences:
- a CDS encoding ABC transporter substrate-binding protein, encoding MKKFHLILLTAALALLTACTSDSKDTTKKEDVSNSESNATEKDEKADDVYSLENDGVDEKALTEAISQFPTEVPERVITTSVPLTEMLHLLGVTPVGVPTSTNPIPTDFEKIQRVGSPMQPDLEVLTDLKPDLILGAESLRSTLDKSLEGIDLKTGYLPTDSLDDLKLSFKALGTYFNKTDEMNTVLSGLLDKENELAAQGKGKEMPSVMLMIGASDSFMVMSEGSYLGSLVNKLGADNIATSVLKVTDTYSPINMEDVVAADPDIILVLASGDHGASEEMFKKEVESNTTWTKLSAYKNDKIQILDYNIFGVTSISNAEQALTQIATYFYE
- a CDS encoding iron ABC transporter permease — protein: MNKPRSGAIVLFTFSLTILAAVIAIGLGSVTIPVPEIIKTLFSATSTAVHDTIIWDIRLPRVLLAMIIGANIAISGALLQAVMGNPLADPGLTGVTSGAAFFVLIIMLAAPEYTQFIPIAAFVGGLLAATIVYALAWRRNGISPITIILSGVAVNALCGGGIGYLSIIYSDRLPSAVQWLNGSLAAKGNNALFMVFPYAIVGWILSIFAIRKANIIRMGDQVASNLGENVNRIRILLSILAVFLAAISVAAIGMIGFVGLVVPHMARLLVGSNYKYLLPMSMALGALVLMLADTGGRTLFSPLEIPAGILMAVIGGPYFLYLMRKGKF